The Pseudomonadota bacterium genome includes the window GAATTAAAGGGGTCAAAGAAGCTCTTGATGAAGCAAAAGATGTCTTAAAGAAAGTGGCAAAGAACGAAAAAGTAAAAAAAGAAGTCGGCGTTTATTTTTCAAGTTTTGAAGCATTCAGAAAGGCATTGACACCGAAAAGGCTTGAGCTTCTCCACACCATAAAAACAGACAATCCAAAATCGATTAACGAGCTTGCACGTATTACAAAGAG containing:
- a CDS encoding MarR family transcriptional regulator, with translation MKAKKVIVGIKGVKEALDEAKDVLKKVAKNEKVKKEVGVYFSSFEAFRKALTPKRLELLHTIKTDNPKSINELARITKRDIKNVADDIKYLEQIGFIEKQVGEKEIKPSISYDMIALEIAI